ATCCCCCTGTCTTTCCAGATTGGCAATGCTCGCCCGACGGATCTTGAGATCGGCTACTACTTCGCCCGTGTACTCGTTTGGCGCAATCGCCTCCAGGCGCATGATGGGTTCTAAAATGACCGGTGCAGCCTTTGCCACACCATCCTGCAGAGCCATGGAGGCTGCGGCACGAAAGGCGATATCGGAGGAGTCTACCTCGTGATAAGTGCCGTCCACTAAAGTGACCTTGAGGTCAATGATGGGGTTCTCCGCCAGCACACCGCGCTGCAGCGCATCGCGTATGCCAGCTTCGATCGCAGGCACGTATTTTCGCGGAATGGAAGCGCCACGTAGCGCATCCTCGAAAACAAAACCGCTGCCTGCTGGCAATGGCTCCAGTTCCAGGATGACATGCGCAAACTGCCCATGCCCGCCGGTTTGACGTACCAAACGGTATTCCCCGCGTGCTGGTCGCGTGATCGTCTCACAATAAGCGACCTGCGGTGCCCCCACGTTCGCATGCACGCTAAACTCGCGCCTCATGCGCTCGACAAAAACCTCTAGATGAAGTTCACCCATGCCGGAGATAATCGTCTGTCCGGTTCGCTCGTCTTGGCGCACATGTATCGTGGGATCCTCATCCGCCAGCCGCTGCAAGCAAAGCCCAAGTTTGGCCAAGTCGGCCTTGCTCTGTGGCTCTACGGCTAGCGAGACCACCGGTATGGGGAAGGTAATTTTCTCCAAGACAACTGGCCTTTCTGGATCGCACAGAGTCTCGCCAGTGGCTGCGGCTTTGAAACCTAGGACCGCACCAATATCGCCCGCGCGGATCTCCTCTATCTCCTCGCGATGGTTGGCGTGAACGCGCACAATGCGACCAGCGCGTTCCCGCTCTCCTCGGTTGGCATTCAGCAAAGTTTGCCCGTGCCTCAAGACGCCCGAATACATGCGGAAGTACACCAGACGCCCCATGTACGGATCGGTAACGATTTTGAAGACCAAAGCTGCGGTCGGCTCAGATGGATCTGCGCGACAAACTACTTCTTCTTCTGAACCAGGTGTCGTGCCTCGGATTGCCAGCACATCCGCAGGCGATG
This sequence is a window from Chloroflexota bacterium. Protein-coding genes within it:
- the fusA gene encoding elongation factor G encodes the protein MASNYNHRLQQIDIGKIRNIGIIAHIDAGKTTTTERILFHTGQTHRMGNVDDGTTVTDFMDQERERGITIQSAAVRCEWRGHQINIIDTPGHIDFTAEVQRSLRVLDGGVVVFDAVAGVEPQSETVWRQADRFGVPRIGFVNKMDRPGANFERTLDMVRQRLGANPVALQMPIGAEADFCGFVDLIEMRAVLFNGTDSSNSGRSGEPFHVTAIPALLVEKAKEQRERMLEQLADLDDEIAFLYLEGQEVPSHLLRSVLRRETLSGHIVPFLCGSSLRDKGVQSVLDAVVAYLPSPADVLAIRGTTPGSEEEVVCRADPSEPTAALVFKIVTDPYMGRLVYFRMYSGVLRHGQTLLNANRGERERAGRIVRVHANHREEIEEIRAGDIGAVLGFKAAATGETLCDPERPVVLEKITFPIPVVSLAVEPQSKADLAKLGLCLQRLADEDPTIHVRQDERTGQTIISGMGELHLEVFVERMRREFSVHANVGAPQVAYCETITRPARGEYRLVRQTGGHGQFAHVILELEPLPAGSGFVFEDALRGASIPRKYVPAIEAGIRDALQRGVLAENPIIDLKVTLVDGTYHEVDSSDIAFRAAASMALQDGVAKAAPVILEPIMRLEAIAPNEYTGEVVADLKIRRASIANLERQGDTQTVIAQVPLATMFGYASSLRSRTQGRGTFSMEFDHYAPVSETVQRMLSLKKAA